One window of Xylocopa sonorina isolate GNS202 chromosome 9, iyXylSono1_principal, whole genome shotgun sequence genomic DNA carries:
- the LOC143426631 gene encoding odorant receptor 85b-like translates to MIKNLIAKHQRIVNLFENIEDIFTIISFLQFFFNITAMCFVGFILVTSLGSDQASTVISKCLPYYIALNFEALILCYTGEYLSSKSENIGWVAYNSNWYELTMYENRTLLLLILRSQKPLTLTIGKFMNLSLETFANMLKASASYISVLHAME, encoded by the exons atgataaaaaatcttataGCCAAACACCAAAGAATTGTAAATTTATTTGAAAATATCGAGGATATTTTCACGATTATATCCttcttgcaatttttttttaatattacagCCATGTGCTTTGTAGGCTTTATCCTTGTGACC TCATTAGGTAGTGATCAAGCCTCTACAGTAATATCTAAGTGCCTTCCGTATTACATTGCTCTTAATTTCGAGGCGCTTATACTTTGTTATACGGGTGAATACCTTTCTTCAAAA AGTGAGAATATTGGTTGGGTTGCGTACAATTCCAATTGGTACGAATTAACTATGTACGAAAATCGTACTCTTTTGTTGTTAATATTACGTTCTCAAAAACCTCTGACGCTTACAATTGGAAAATTTATGAATCTCTCACTTGAAACTTTTGCTAAC ATGCTAAAAGCTTCAGCTTCGTATATCTCGGTACTACATGCAATGGAATGA
- the LOC143426629 gene encoding odorant receptor 10-like yields the protein MTAISAINWPVKFGLRVAASWPGTPLPVMHKLFWLLILITFQIFQYSYVIMHYKSDTLIETIDTLGTCLSFSLVLIKLCIAWIHPNLVNDILSVMEEECQKYTVLDTHNLISKTIQLSYRLTNFVMCTSVMSTILFALAILIFQENGTSKKLIVKMDLPFDFYESSTYGLVLIIQYVCQVMSAYTFSAFTSFLLIAVLHAGCQIDIMCRRLLDVPYENTKQLKLFIKRHQEIIMFTEKIEKFFMLITLTELLSDTLVTCCLSYLIVIALQTENGTMLIKSVVFYILMCSDAFIYCFAGEYLSIKSKVISDTAYEFLWYNLHPNESQLLIVVILRAQKGFTFTFGKFATLSMESFAAIMKASASYMSVLLAMT from the exons ATGACAGCAATCAGTGCAATAAATTGGCCTGTAAAATTTGGCCTTCGTGTTGCCGCTTCTTGGCCAGGAACTCCATTGCCAGTTATGCATAAACTGTTTTGGCTGCTCATTTTGATTACATTTCAAATTTTTCAGTACAGCTATGTGATCATGCACTATAAATCTGACACTCTCATAGAAACAATAGACACTTTAGGCACTTGTCTGTCGTTCAGCCTAGTGTTAATCAAATTATGCATTGCTTGGATACACCCCAA TCTAGTCAACGACATTTTATCAGTCATGGAAGAAGAATGTCAGAAGTATACTGTTCTAGACACGCATAATTTAATATCGAAGACAATACAGTTGTCTTATCGTTTAACGAATTTTGTAATGTGCACCTCCGTAATGTCTACAATCCTTTTTGCACTTGCTATCTTGATATTTCAAGAAAACGGCACGTCTAAAAAACTTATAGTAAAAATGGACTTGCCATTTGATTTTTACGAGTCATCTACTTACGGGCTTGTACTAATCATACAGTATGTTTGTCAAGTAATGTCAGCTTATACATTTAGTGCATTTACTTCTTTCCTCTTAATAGCG GTTCTTCACGCAGGTTGCCAAATCGATATCATGTGTCGGAGATTATTGGATGTTCCATATGAAAACACAAAACAGTTAAAATTGTTCATCAAGAGGCATCAGGAAATTATTATGTTTACGGAGAAAATTGAGAAGTTCTTTATGTTAATAACACTCACCGAGCTCTTGTCGGATACTTTAGTCACCTGCTGCTTGAGTTACCTCATCGTAATT GCATTACAGACCGAGAATGGAACTATGTTAATAAAGAGTGTTGTATTCTACATTCTCATGTGCTCGGATGCGTTTATATATTGCTTCGCTGGAGAATATCTCAGTATTAAG AGTAAAGTGATCAGTGATACAGCATATGAATTTCTTTGGTATAACTTACACCCAAACGAAAGTCAACTTTTAATTGTTGTGATATTAAGGGCTCAAAAAGGATTTACTTTCACTTTTGGAAAATTTGCAACTCTTTCCATGGAGAGTTTTGCAGCT ATTATGAAAGCTTCAGCATCATACATGTCAGTATTACTAGCGATGACTTGA
- the LOC143427218 gene encoding odorant receptor 4-like — protein sequence MCSTGFLLNNLYTMTTISIANHILKFGLHAAVTWPETPLPYFRRFCWLMTLGVLQTYQYRYVIINFKSNTITEIIDNLSICMPFTLVFCKLCIAWLYSSLVSDIFSTMEKDYQKSAGTEATNFVLKALHFSYRFTSVVIYMFVASAAFYMFGSIMSQSANTITTRKFLLKMALPFDTSESPIYELVIGIQFVYQGMTAYIFGVFTALLLMVVLHLGCQIDLMCQKLTDIPYKSRRHLRLFIIRHQEIIIFANKMEKLFTYMALCQLLSNTLLICCLGYIIVLAIQMNNGFVLLIKCLVFYISICMEVFVYCFAGEYLSIKSKLICDTAYKLLWYDIDPSDSQLLILVILRAQKGFTFTFGKFANLSMESFAAIMKASASYMSVLLAMT from the exons ATGTGTTCAACTGGATTTTT GCTAAACAATTTGTATACAATGACAACAATTAGTATAGCTAATCACATTCTGAAATTTGGCCTTCACGCTGCCGTCACTTGGCCAGAAACACCACTACCATATTTCCGTAGATTTTGTTGGCTAATGACATTGGGTGTGTTACAAACTTATCAGTACCGCTATGTAATCATAAACTTCAAATCTAACACTATTACGGAAATAATAGACAATTTAAGCATTTGTATGCCGTTTACTCTAGTGTTTTGCAAATTATGTATCGCTTGGTTATATTCTAG tttaGTATCTGATATTTTCTCAACTATGGAAAAAGACTACCAGAAATCTGCCGGGACAGAGGCCACTAATTTTGTACTGAAAGCTCTACATTTCTCTTACCGCTTTACCAGTGTTGTAATCTATATGTTTGTAGCGAGTGCAGCTTTTTACATGTTTGGTTCTATCATGTCTCAAAGTGCTAATACAATAACAACTCGGAAGTTTTTGTTGAAGATGGCCTTGCCTTTTGATACTAGCGAATCGCCTATTTACGAGTTAGTAATTGGCATACAATTCGTTTATCAAGGAATGACAGCTTATATATTTGGTGTGTTCACAGCTTTACTTTTAATGGTA GTACTTCATTTAGGTTGTCAAATCGATCTGATGTGTCAGAAACTAACAGATATTCCGTACAAAAGCAGAAGACACTTAAGACTCTTCATTATCAGGCACCAGGAAATTATCATATTTGCAAACAAAATGGAAAAGCTCTTTACATATATGGCTCTTTGTCAACTTCTCTCGAACACTCTACTGATTTGTTGTTTGGGCTACATTATTGTATTA gcgatacaaatgaataacGGATTTGTGCTGTTGATAAAGTGtcttgtgttttatatttctattTGCATGGAAGTATTTGTATATTGCTTCGCCGGAGAGTACCTCAGTATCAAA AGTAAGCTGATCTGTGATACAGCGTATAAATTACTGTGGTATGATATAGATCCAAGCGATAGTCAATTGTTAATACTAGTGATTTTGAGAGCTCAAAAAGGATTCACTTTCACTTTTGGAAAATTCGCAAACCTTTCCATGGAAAGCTTTGCAGCT ATCATGAAAGCTTCAGCGTCGTACATGTCAGTATTGCTTGCGATGACTTGA
- the LOC143427018 gene encoding odorant receptor 82a-like, which produces MTPIKIISRSMKYGLHLAVTWPGTPLPVLRKFCWIIILIVFQAGQYSYVITHYKSDTLIEMVDNLSITMAFTLVLIKLCIAWKHSTQLSEILSIMEEESQKYAALDKNNFISKAMHISYHLSSFVIYTYMLAAGFYMLGAFVPQDTNTTFPELLLKMDFPFDTSESPINELVISMQFFYQTTAAYIFGVFTALLLMAVLHVGSQIDVMCHTLLEVPYRSNSQLKFFISRHQEIITFAGKIEKLFTYMALSQLVSNTLMICTLGYILVIAIQVENGITMILKCIMFYISICLEAFVYCFAGEYLSIKSKLISDTAYEFLWYHLHPNESQYLILVILRAQKGFTFTFGKFASLSMESFAVIMKASVSYISVLLAMT; this is translated from the exons ATGACGCCTATCAAGATAATTAGTCGGTCAATGAAATATGGCCTGCACCTTGCTGTCACTTGGCCAGGAACACCACTACCAGTTTTACGCAAATTTTGTTGGATAATCATCTTGATCGTATTTCAAGCTGGTCAATACAGCTATGTAATCACGCACTACAAATCGGATACTCTTATAGAAATGGTAGACAATTTGAGCATCACCATGGCATTTACTTTAGTGTTAATTAAATTATGTATCGCCTGGAAGCATTCTAC CCAGCTGAGCGAGATTTTATCAATCATGGAAGAAGAATCTCAAAAATATGCTGCTCTGGATAAAAACAATTTTATATCGAAAGCAatgcatatatcttatcatttaaGCAGTTTTGTAATATACACCTACATGTTAGCTGCAGGTTTTTACATGCTGGGAGCTTTCGTGCCTCAAGATACCAATACAACATTTCCGGAGCTTTTATTGAAAATGGACTTTCCTTTTGATACCAGCGAATCGCCCATTAACGAATTAGTAATAAGCATGCAATTCTTTTATCAGACAACAGCAGCTTATATATTTGGTGTTTTCACAGCTTTACTTCTAATGGCA GTTCTTCATGTAGGTAGTCAAATCGACGTTATGTGTCATACGCTACTGGAGGTTCCATACAGAAGTAATAGTCAATTGAAATTCTTCATTAGCAGACATCAAGAGATTATCACATTTGCAGGTAAAATTGAGAAACTCTTTACATACATGGCACTCAGTCAACTGGTATCAAATACTCTGATGATTTGTACTTTGGGTTACATTCTAGTAATT GCAATACAGGTTGAGAATGGAATTACTATGATATTAAAATGCATAATGTTCTACATTTCTATCTGTTTGGAAGCATTTGTATATTGCTTCGCTGGAGAATATCTCAGTATCAAG AGTAAACTGATCAGTGATACAGCATATGAATTTCTTTGGTATCACTTACATCCAAACGAAAGTCAGTATTTAATACTAGTGATATTAAGAGCTCAAAAAGGATTCACTTTCACTTTTGGAAAATTTGCAAGTCTTTCCATGGAGAGCTTTGCAGTT ATTATGAAAGCTTCAGTATCGTACATATCAGTATTACTTGCAATGACTTGA